The Phycisphaeraceae bacterium genome has a window encoding:
- a CDS encoding MCE family protein, translating to MSTPASPAPSTSPATAGSAAPSLPRAIVTVERRTSWAWVVPLLALLFVGYLGWQAWTMRGERLVVLFDQGHGLKIGDEVRHRGIVVGRVEHIDLVPSLEGVQVTVTLRSHAGRIARQGTQFWIVRPRVGPSGVTGLDTVVGPRWVAVKPGDDPAADPRREFVGLSDPPVVEEVFPGDLEIVLQAKNRGSLQPGGPVMYRQVRIGTVLSVGLASDGSAVEARVHVEQAYAALVRERTRFWDSGGAKFNVGITGVSMEMDSLASLMIGGVSLATPRDGGQPVRTGHRFACAPEPQKEWLEWDPAVPIGSALLPPGAPLPAPERAQLAWREGRVFRSNESRTGWVLPIEGGLIGPADLLKPAADARAGTASLEVAGQSVPLTNPTWEQGGLAMLSSPVIGRPWPKSALRRPEAPEDCLIVADSTAAPIPLAAARLTTRNDGWRIDEAMGFDASMHGACVLSRTDGALVGFLLVDRRAGRVALMPSPLP from the coding sequence GTGAGCACGCCGGCTTCGCCAGCACCGTCCACTTCGCCCGCGACTGCGGGGTCGGCGGCGCCATCGCTTCCGCGCGCCATCGTGACGGTCGAGCGCCGCACCTCGTGGGCGTGGGTGGTTCCGCTGCTGGCGCTGCTCTTCGTCGGGTACCTGGGCTGGCAGGCGTGGACGATGCGCGGCGAGCGCCTCGTGGTGCTGTTCGACCAGGGGCACGGTCTGAAGATCGGCGATGAGGTCCGCCATCGCGGGATCGTGGTCGGGCGCGTGGAGCACATCGACCTTGTTCCATCGCTCGAGGGCGTACAGGTCACCGTCACGCTGCGCTCGCACGCCGGGCGGATCGCCCGACAGGGCACGCAGTTCTGGATCGTGCGCCCTCGCGTCGGCCCGAGCGGGGTGACCGGCCTGGACACAGTCGTCGGCCCGCGGTGGGTCGCGGTGAAACCCGGCGACGACCCCGCCGCCGACCCGCGGCGCGAGTTCGTGGGGCTGTCCGATCCGCCCGTCGTGGAGGAAGTCTTCCCGGGCGACCTCGAGATCGTGCTGCAGGCGAAGAACCGCGGCTCGCTGCAGCCGGGCGGGCCGGTGATGTATCGGCAGGTGCGCATCGGCACGGTGCTCTCGGTGGGGCTGGCCAGCGATGGGAGCGCTGTTGAGGCCCGTGTCCACGTCGAGCAGGCCTATGCCGCGCTGGTCCGCGAGCGCACGCGCTTCTGGGACAGCGGCGGAGCGAAGTTCAACGTGGGCATCACCGGCGTCTCGATGGAGATGGACTCGCTGGCGTCGCTGATGATCGGCGGCGTGTCGCTGGCCACCCCGCGCGACGGCGGCCAGCCGGTGCGCACGGGTCACCGCTTCGCCTGTGCGCCCGAGCCGCAGAAGGAATGGCTGGAGTGGGATCCGGCGGTGCCCATCGGCTCCGCGCTGCTGCCTCCCGGCGCGCCGTTGCCTGCCCCGGAGCGAGCGCAACTGGCGTGGCGCGAGGGAAGGGTCTTCCGATCGAACGAATCGCGCACGGGGTGGGTGCTTCCCATCGAGGGCGGACTGATCGGCCCGGCGGACCTGCTCAAGCCGGCGGCGGACGCCCGCGCCGGCACGGCGTCGCTGGAGGTAGCGGGCCAATCCGTTCCACTCACCAACCCGACGTGGGAGCAGGGCGGACTGGCGATGCTCTCATCGCCAGTCATCGGACGACCGTGGCCGAAATCCGCCCTGCGCCGTCCGGAGGCGCCGGAGGACTGCCTGATCGTGGCGGACAGCACGGCGGCGCCGATACCGCTGGCGGCGGCGCGGCTCACCACACGGAACGACGGCTGGCGCATCGACGAGGCGATGGGG
- a CDS encoding paraquat-inducible protein A, whose translation MPAPERQPSDLIRCCPCCGLAQWSPVLAPGQRARCARCRTVIHAPTDRLRSGSRTAAIALAALILYPFAVTMPIMRLAQLGRTNESSILDGTATLLTEGHFWVGVIVLLCSVILPLAKLAGLLALSTGRVVTSDRHRARTYRFVEWTGRWGMLDVLAVAVLVSAVKLGSNIELSAGPGALAFTGVVILSLLATATFDPHTLWDDIPVAEGQANETTLPETRT comes from the coding sequence ATGCCCGCGCCCGAACGCCAACCATCCGACCTGATCCGGTGCTGCCCCTGCTGCGGGCTGGCGCAGTGGTCGCCGGTGCTCGCGCCGGGTCAGCGGGCCCGTTGCGCCCGATGCCGCACCGTCATTCACGCCCCCACGGATCGGCTTCGAAGCGGGTCGCGCACGGCGGCGATCGCGCTGGCGGCGCTCATTCTCTACCCCTTCGCCGTCACCATGCCCATCATGCGGCTGGCGCAACTGGGAAGAACCAACGAGTCGAGCATCCTCGACGGCACGGCGACGCTGCTGACCGAGGGCCACTTCTGGGTGGGCGTGATCGTGCTGCTCTGTTCGGTCATTCTGCCCCTGGCCAAACTCGCCGGTCTGCTGGCCCTCTCCACCGGGCGCGTGGTGACGAGCGACCGTCATCGCGCCCGGACCTACCGCTTCGTCGAGTGGACCGGCCGCTGGGGCATGCTGGACGTGCTCGCCGTGGCGGTTCTGGTGTCGGCGGTGAAGCTGGGGTCGAACATCGAGCTCTCGGCCGGGCCGGGGGCGCTGGCCTTCACCGGCGTGGTGATCCTCAGTCTGCTGGCGACGGCGACGTTCGATCCGCACACGCTGTGGGATGACATTCCGGTCGCGGAAGGTCAAGCGAATGAAACCACCCTGCCGGAGACGAGGACGTGA
- a CDS encoding serine/threonine protein kinase: MAEIGKGAASELYAVQDLKTKQVWALKQVHKVTDKDQRFLDQCEQEYIIGSKLDHPNIRRVVRLIKHRKFFRVTDYVLLMELVDGLPLDQRLPRTSLAAVRIFRQMAQGLAHMHQRNWVHADMKPSNVLVTEGGMAKIIDLGQSCPVGTIKKRIQGTPGYMAPEQAFRREITPQTDIYNLGATMYWVLVREVVPTAMPPKGKGSDSSNGSLVKGAVDESMIERPVPPHEKNPRVHSVLSKLVLDCVELDPQKRPATMQHVIDRLGIIEELMNAPPPGAAAASGASGDSTM; the protein is encoded by the coding sequence TTGGCTGAGATCGGCAAGGGTGCCGCGTCTGAGCTGTACGCCGTTCAGGATCTCAAGACCAAGCAGGTCTGGGCCCTGAAGCAGGTCCACAAGGTCACCGACAAGGATCAGCGGTTCCTCGACCAGTGCGAGCAGGAATACATCATCGGCTCCAAGCTGGATCACCCCAACATCCGGCGCGTCGTCCGTCTCATCAAGCACCGCAAGTTCTTCCGCGTGACCGACTACGTGCTGCTGATGGAGCTGGTGGACGGGTTGCCGCTGGATCAGCGCCTGCCGCGCACGTCGCTGGCGGCGGTCCGCATCTTCAGACAGATGGCCCAGGGGCTGGCTCACATGCACCAGCGGAACTGGGTCCACGCTGACATGAAGCCCAGCAACGTGCTGGTGACCGAAGGCGGCATGGCCAAGATCATCGACCTGGGCCAGTCATGCCCGGTCGGCACCATCAAGAAGCGAATCCAGGGCACGCCCGGGTACATGGCTCCTGAGCAGGCCTTCCGGCGCGAGATCACGCCGCAGACCGACATCTACAACCTGGGGGCCACCATGTACTGGGTGCTGGTGCGCGAGGTGGTCCCCACCGCCATGCCCCCCAAGGGCAAGGGCAGCGACAGCAGCAACGGCTCGCTGGTGAAGGGAGCCGTCGACGAATCGATGATCGAACGGCCGGTCCCCCCCCACGAGAAGAACCCGCGAGTCCACTCCGTCCTGTCAAAGCTGGTTCTCGACTGTGTGGAACTGGACCCCCAGAAGCGACCCGCCACCATGCAGCATGTCATCGACCGGCTGGGCATCATCGAGGAGCTGATGAACGCCCCGCCCCCCGGCGCCGCCGCCGCCAGTGGAGCATCAGGCGACTCCACGATGTAG
- a CDS encoding N-acetylmuramoyl-L-alanine amidase, producing MKPSRPASRSSRPKRSAAPASVNRRARTVWGVFLAAMTGACGLLLLADGSRGEQVALPMLGPGVAIGGSSDSALFETRVPIDSGRWGGIVIHHSGGPAGDATTLHRQHVSHGLDGLGYHFVIGNGSGMSEGEVAIGYRWAEQLPGAHALGPDASWHNQHSIAICLVGNGESRAFTDHQIESLVRLVRDLQRRFGIPAERVWLHREVASVRSPGRFFPEAAFRERLLPLPR from the coding sequence ATGAAACCAAGTCGTCCCGCGTCGCGCTCCTCGCGCCCGAAACGGAGCGCCGCCCCGGCGTCGGTCAATCGGCGCGCCCGCACGGTGTGGGGCGTGTTTCTGGCCGCCATGACGGGGGCGTGCGGGCTGCTGCTGCTGGCGGACGGCTCGCGAGGCGAGCAGGTGGCGCTGCCGATGCTGGGGCCGGGCGTGGCGATCGGGGGATCGTCCGACTCCGCGCTGTTCGAGACGCGCGTTCCGATCGACTCGGGTCGATGGGGCGGAATCGTGATTCACCACTCGGGCGGACCGGCGGGCGACGCGACCACGCTTCATCGCCAGCACGTGTCGCACGGATTGGACGGACTGGGCTATCACTTCGTGATCGGCAACGGGTCGGGCATGAGCGAGGGCGAGGTCGCGATCGGTTACCGCTGGGCGGAACAACTGCCCGGCGCCCACGCGCTGGGGCCTGACGCGTCGTGGCACAACCAGCACTCCATCGCCATCTGCCTGGTGGGCAACGGCGAGTCACGCGCGTTCACCGATCACCAGATCGAGTCGCTGGTGCGCCTGGTGCGGGATCTGCAGCGACGCTTCGGCATTCCCGCCGAGCGGGTGTGGCTCCACCGCGAGGTGGCCTCGGTCCGCAGCCCGGGTCGGTTTTTTCCCGAGGCGGCGTTTCGTGAGCGGCTCCTGCCTCTGCCCCGTTGA
- a CDS encoding methionine adenosyltransferase: MPLGQHLFTSESVSVGHPDKVADQISDAVLDAMLAEDPRARVACETLVATGMAVIAGEVTCEGYVDINHIVRNTIREIGYTDGRMGFDADSCSVLVCLNQQSPDIAMGVNEDPTKGKEQGAGDQGLMFGFACRETDSLMPLPIDLAHRLVARQADVRRKNIIPNLRPDAKSQVTVEYDGLTPQRVHTLVLSTQHGPEWNARQNLLRDAVIEHILKPVLGEWWNNSIKIHVNPTGKFEIGGPHGDTGLTGRKIIVDTYGGRGRHGGGAFSGKDPSKVDRSATYMARYIAKNVVAAGLADVCEVQLSYAIGVAEPTSICVDCQGTARVDEDRIADLIREHFSLTPRGIIQSLNLLRPIYRPTAAHGHFGRAPGEGGEGTFTWEKTDKADALRAAAGLREPARV; the protein is encoded by the coding sequence ATGCCCCTCGGCCAGCACCTGTTCACCTCTGAGTCCGTCTCCGTCGGTCACCCGGACAAGGTGGCGGATCAGATTTCCGATGCCGTGCTGGACGCCATGCTCGCCGAAGACCCCCGCGCCCGCGTGGCCTGCGAGACGCTGGTGGCCACCGGCATGGCGGTGATCGCCGGCGAGGTGACCTGCGAGGGCTACGTGGACATCAACCACATCGTCCGCAACACCATCCGTGAGATCGGTTACACCGACGGGCGCATGGGCTTCGACGCCGATTCCTGCTCTGTGCTTGTCTGCCTCAACCAGCAGAGCCCTGATATCGCCATGGGCGTCAACGAAGACCCCACCAAGGGCAAGGAGCAGGGCGCCGGCGACCAGGGGCTGATGTTCGGCTTCGCCTGCCGCGAGACCGATTCGCTCATGCCGCTGCCCATCGACCTGGCGCATCGGCTGGTGGCCCGTCAGGCGGACGTGCGCCGCAAGAACATCATCCCCAACCTGCGGCCGGACGCCAAGAGCCAGGTGACCGTGGAGTACGACGGGCTGACGCCCCAGCGCGTTCACACGCTGGTGCTGTCCACGCAGCACGGGCCGGAATGGAACGCCCGACAGAACCTGCTTCGCGACGCCGTCATCGAGCACATCCTCAAGCCCGTGCTGGGCGAGTGGTGGAACAACTCCATCAAGATTCACGTCAACCCCACCGGCAAGTTCGAGATTGGCGGTCCGCACGGCGACACCGGGCTGACCGGACGCAAGATCATCGTGGACACGTACGGCGGGCGCGGCCGACACGGCGGCGGAGCGTTCTCCGGCAAGGATCCCAGCAAGGTGGATCGCTCCGCCACCTACATGGCCCGCTACATCGCCAAGAACGTCGTCGCCGCCGGCCTGGCCGACGTGTGCGAGGTGCAGCTCTCCTACGCCATCGGCGTCGCCGAGCCGACCTCCATCTGCGTTGATTGCCAGGGCACGGCCCGCGTGGACGAGGACCGCATCGCCGACCTGATCCGCGAGCACTTCTCGCTCACGCCCCGCGGCATCATTCAGTCGCTCAACCTGCTGCGTCCCATCTATCGTCCCACCGCGGCGCACGGTCACTTCGGGCGCGCCCCAGGCGAAGGCGGCGAGGGCACGTTCACGTGGGAGAAGACCGACAAGGCCGACGCGCTCCGCGCCGCCGCGGGCCTGCGCGAGCCGGCCCGGGTGTGA
- a CDS encoding tetratricopeptide repeat protein: MPTPPHPHKDWWGWRIRPALLRVIITSLVALNVPLTHPIMAQSLEDQLDEERFLRGLGEYRLPEVLEHYVASKGGGDPSESALYRIAALRLAANDPALAPAERLDRIERMLEARRVLLAAHPHDERRALWLADQAADLLFLLYPHEATWLTAEFGLPTPAQLDRARSVAREVNDLAAEAELAIAELIINLEGEPGYAADLSKQLRRRRLSREERDRRVPYLRGVGAYLHAMFNVDDRLEQRAAFELASELLAPLVGELEGFLRPRARLYAGLALARLGRFDEADDSFRAVAGDGDATPSDVFAARMGAALNRAVTRGPAAGLEALDSIEERYTGAEGFFFRVLIADRRFLLRRQLAAQASPADRARLLSQAFASYTDLLSRDLGVPVETTRAVVFARLANAAGEDAPLEALPPIITVARAENLARDASTRARGVEMLEEALRRADLDQPTKAMAAFALGRALAAERRWLDAARRFEQVAREFPTDRQAETAIELAASILAEARAAAPDSADVNAQYESTLSMLLQRYPNLRSVERWRFEAGRLHYERGDLAGAREHFAAVAPGSAPWADSRFMLASVARAEALAEQDESRRAARLEAALAQIEKSRAAIRDAQSSEPEAVRREALTLALDRLTLHEAEMHLLGGRAVEALARLDSLGALEDRRLLGESMSLRIKAYHALGRSADVVREVTRFLDSIPDQAVSVAPSMLASLQDDVERLLDEDRVDEARRRARTDLLPLAEALSEWLATAPLEAETLPPLRVRLGDAFRAAGVFDRALSLYEDALRAQPGVLQAVFGRADCLFALARYEEAMIEFRRISASRQEARDRYYWHAELRQLEILDRVNRNTQQIRPRIDRLRQVDPSLGGPRFKPTFDSLANKHR, translated from the coding sequence ATGCCGACTCCGCCGCACCCGCACAAGGACTGGTGGGGCTGGCGGATTCGACCCGCCCTGCTGCGGGTCATCATTACCTCGCTCGTCGCGCTGAACGTCCCGCTCACCCACCCCATCATGGCCCAGTCGCTCGAAGACCAGCTCGACGAGGAGCGATTCCTTCGCGGGCTTGGCGAGTACCGGCTGCCGGAAGTGCTGGAGCACTATGTCGCCTCGAAGGGCGGCGGCGACCCGTCGGAGAGCGCCCTGTACCGCATCGCCGCGCTTCGTCTGGCCGCCAACGACCCGGCGCTCGCGCCCGCCGAGCGATTGGATCGCATCGAACGGATGCTCGAAGCCCGTCGCGTGCTGCTGGCGGCGCATCCCCACGACGAACGCCGCGCCCTGTGGCTGGCGGACCAGGCGGCGGATCTGCTCTTTCTGCTCTATCCGCACGAGGCCACGTGGCTGACCGCGGAGTTCGGGCTGCCCACGCCCGCGCAGCTGGATCGCGCCCGATCCGTTGCGCGTGAGGTCAACGACCTCGCGGCGGAGGCGGAACTGGCCATCGCGGAACTCATCATCAACCTCGAGGGCGAGCCGGGCTACGCCGCCGACCTGTCGAAGCAGCTCAGGCGAAGGCGACTGTCGCGCGAAGAACGCGACCGGCGCGTGCCGTACCTGCGCGGCGTGGGCGCCTATCTGCACGCGATGTTCAACGTTGACGATCGGCTCGAACAGCGGGCCGCGTTTGAACTGGCTTCGGAACTGCTCGCGCCGCTCGTGGGCGAACTGGAGGGCTTCCTGCGGCCCCGCGCCCGGCTCTACGCGGGGCTGGCGCTGGCGCGACTCGGACGCTTCGACGAGGCGGATGACTCCTTCCGCGCCGTGGCGGGCGATGGTGACGCCACACCGTCGGATGTCTTCGCGGCCCGCATGGGGGCGGCCCTCAACCGGGCCGTCACGCGCGGACCGGCGGCGGGACTGGAAGCGCTGGACTCCATCGAGGAGCGATACACCGGCGCCGAGGGCTTTTTCTTCCGCGTGCTGATCGCGGATCGTCGGTTCCTGCTGCGGCGGCAGCTCGCCGCGCAGGCGTCGCCCGCGGATCGCGCCCGGCTGCTGTCGCAGGCGTTCGCGTCGTACACCGACCTGCTGTCGCGTGACCTCGGCGTACCGGTGGAAACGACCCGCGCGGTGGTGTTCGCCAGACTCGCCAATGCCGCGGGAGAGGATGCGCCGCTGGAGGCGCTTCCTCCCATCATCACGGTGGCGCGGGCGGAGAATCTGGCCCGGGACGCTTCCACGCGGGCGAGGGGCGTCGAGATGCTGGAGGAGGCCCTTCGCCGCGCCGATCTCGATCAGCCCACCAAGGCGATGGCGGCGTTCGCGCTGGGCCGCGCCCTGGCCGCCGAACGCCGCTGGCTCGACGCCGCCCGTCGCTTCGAGCAGGTGGCCCGTGAGTTCCCTACCGATCGGCAGGCGGAGACGGCGATCGAACTGGCGGCGTCAATCCTGGCCGAGGCCCGCGCCGCCGCGCCCGATTCCGCCGACGTGAACGCGCAGTACGAGAGCACGCTGTCCATGCTGCTGCAGCGGTATCCGAACCTGCGTTCGGTGGAGCGATGGCGCTTCGAGGCGGGGCGGCTGCATTACGAGCGCGGCGACCTGGCCGGGGCTCGCGAACACTTCGCCGCCGTGGCGCCCGGCAGCGCCCCGTGGGCCGACAGTCGCTTCATGCTGGCGTCGGTGGCCCGCGCCGAGGCGCTGGCGGAGCAGGACGAATCGCGTCGGGCGGCGCGCCTCGAGGCGGCCCTGGCGCAGATCGAGAAATCGCGGGCCGCGATCCGCGACGCGCAGTCGAGCGAGCCCGAGGCGGTCCGACGCGAAGCGCTGACGCTCGCCCTCGACCGGCTCACGCTTCACGAGGCCGAAATGCACCTGCTGGGCGGTCGGGCGGTCGAGGCGCTCGCCCGGCTGGACTCGCTGGGCGCGCTCGAGGACCGCCGGCTGCTGGGCGAGTCGATGTCGCTGCGCATCAAGGCGTATCACGCGCTGGGCCGCTCGGCGGACGTGGTGCGGGAAGTGACGCGGTTCCTGGACTCGATTCCGGACCAGGCCGTTTCGGTGGCGCCGTCGATGCTCGCCTCGCTGCAGGACGACGTGGAGCGTCTGCTCGACGAGGATCGCGTGGACGAGGCCCGCCGCCGCGCGCGGACGGACCTGCTGCCGCTCGCCGAGGCGCTGAGCGAGTGGCTGGCGACGGCTCCGCTGGAGGCGGAAACCCTGCCCCCGCTGCGGGTGCGCCTGGGCGACGCCTTCCGCGCCGCGGGCGTCTTCGACCGCGCCCTGTCATTGTACGAGGACGCTCTTCGCGCCCAGCCGGGGGTGCTCCAGGCGGTGTTCGGTCGGGCGGATTGCCTCTTCGCGCTGGCGCGGTACGAGGAGGCGATGATCGAGTTCCGCCGCATCAGCGCGTCGCGGCAGGAAGCGCGGGATCGCTACTACTGGCACGCGGAACTGCGCCAGCTCGAGATTCTCGATCGCGTGAATCGCAATACGCAGCAGATCCGCCCGCGCATCGACCGCCTGCGGCAGGTAGACCCGTCGCTGGGGGGCCCCAGGTTCAAGCCGACGTTCGACTCCCTGGCCAACAAGCACCGCTGA
- a CDS encoding biopolymer transporter ExbD, with the protein MSDPPLEPDAPHDAARAFLPDEDVVEHRSARSRRGRGRARLTLNLTAMIDVVFLLLIYFMVATNFRVGEEVYRLDLPRNLQSQAERDPFQLDEQPLRIQVLSTGPGRFQYRLGIDGPFAQPASFDELHRFLLDRQINPDHPAGLFLPDHPIIIEPARTAVWDHTVGAFNAAARARYTNIRFAEPK; encoded by the coding sequence GTGAGCGATCCGCCGCTCGAACCCGATGCGCCGCACGACGCCGCCCGCGCCTTCCTGCCGGATGAGGACGTGGTGGAGCATCGCTCGGCGCGATCGCGGCGCGGGCGAGGCCGGGCGCGCCTCACGCTCAACCTGACCGCCATGATCGACGTGGTGTTTCTGCTGCTGATCTATTTCATGGTGGCGACGAATTTCCGCGTCGGCGAGGAGGTGTACCGACTCGACCTGCCGCGCAACCTGCAGAGCCAGGCGGAGCGTGATCCGTTTCAGCTGGATGAACAACCGCTGCGCATCCAGGTGCTCTCCACCGGGCCGGGACGGTTCCAGTACCGGCTGGGCATCGACGGTCCCTTCGCGCAGCCCGCGTCGTTCGACGAGCTGCACCGCTTCCTGCTGGATCGGCAGATCAACCCGGACCACCCCGCGGGACTGTTCCTGCCGGACCACCCGATCATCATTGAACCGGCCCGCACCGCCGTCTGGGATCACACGGTGGGTGCCTTCAACGCCGCGGCGCGGGCGCGGTACACCAACATCCGTTTCGCGGAGCCGAAGTGA
- a CDS encoding biopolymer transporter ExbD, with the protein MSAVYRRGRAEMEANLTPMIDVTFLLIVFFVLVSQIVEVEHVDLNLPQPERPLTARMEDDRRVVINVVPRSRGSSEIESYRVGGRAFPPTKDGVDGMIAHLAALYAANPNLNVNLRADRATHYEWVEPAMRAVVEAASRSGQVNTRPRVNLVVIPEDDGS; encoded by the coding sequence GTGAGCGCGGTCTACCGGCGCGGCCGAGCCGAGATGGAGGCCAACCTCACGCCGATGATCGACGTGACGTTTCTGCTTATCGTCTTCTTCGTGCTGGTGTCGCAGATCGTGGAGGTGGAGCACGTCGATCTCAACCTGCCCCAGCCGGAGCGCCCGCTGACGGCCCGCATGGAGGATGATCGACGGGTGGTCATCAACGTGGTTCCGCGGTCGCGCGGCTCGTCGGAGATCGAGTCATACCGCGTTGGAGGCCGGGCCTTTCCGCCCACGAAGGACGGCGTGGATGGAATGATCGCGCACCTGGCGGCGCTCTACGCCGCCAACCCCAATCTGAACGTCAACCTGCGCGCTGACCGGGCCACGCACTACGAGTGGGTGGAGCCGGCCATGCGCGCCGTGGTGGAGGCGGCGTCGCGCAGCGGGCAGGTGAACACCCGCCCGCGCGTGAACCTGGTCGTGATTCCGGAGGATGACGGCTCGTGA
- a CDS encoding MotA/TolQ/ExbB proton channel family protein: MTRSVVRLGVLVGVVCLLMLPALAQGEGGEGGAARAAPSAQSFASVFFYSAHTDARTGERSIELLGSMIIWFLLALSMVSIGLIGHMALTNQRKAIVPDGVVEEVTRHLKEGRFKDAIALTARDASYFSTVINAGLNEASHGYSAMIRGLELASDEHTTIRLRRIEYLNVLGQVAPMIGLFGTVYGMILAFRAIVIAGGAADPIQLASGIGTALVTTFWGLIVAIPALAGYAVVRNRIDALTTEATHTAEHLLNQFRPRSRGAKPPSEPRS; the protein is encoded by the coding sequence ATGACTCGTTCCGTGGTGCGATTGGGAGTGCTGGTCGGTGTGGTGTGCCTGCTGATGCTGCCCGCCCTGGCGCAGGGGGAGGGCGGCGAAGGCGGCGCCGCCCGGGCCGCGCCGTCGGCGCAGAGCTTCGCCAGCGTGTTCTTCTACTCCGCCCACACCGACGCACGCACCGGCGAACGCTCCATCGAGCTGCTCGGCAGCATGATCATCTGGTTTCTGCTGGCGCTCTCGATGGTCTCGATCGGCCTGATCGGTCACATGGCGCTCACCAACCAGCGCAAGGCGATCGTGCCCGACGGCGTGGTGGAGGAGGTGACGCGCCACCTGAAGGAAGGCCGCTTCAAGGACGCCATCGCGCTCACGGCGCGCGACGCCAGCTACTTCAGCACTGTCATCAACGCGGGACTGAACGAAGCCAGCCACGGCTACTCCGCCATGATCCGCGGGCTGGAGCTGGCCTCCGACGAGCACACCACCATCCGCCTGCGGCGCATCGAGTACCTCAACGTGCTGGGCCAGGTGGCCCCGATGATCGGGCTGTTCGGCACGGTGTATGGCATGATCCTGGCCTTCCGGGCCATCGTCATCGCGGGCGGGGCGGCGGACCCGATCCAGCTCGCCAGCGGCATCGGCACCGCGCTGGTGACGACCTTCTGGGGGCTGATCGTGGCCATTCCCGCCCTGGCGGGCTACGCCGTGGTGCGCAACCGCATCGACGCCTTGACCACCGAGGCCACGCACACCGCCGAGCACCTGCTCAACCAGTTCCGGCCCAGGTCGCGCGGCGCCAAGCCCCCCTCGGAGCCAAGGTCGTGA
- a CDS encoding DoxX family protein, protein MAFSQSCAANFVPFLARLVLGAVFITAGASKLGQTDYTGDDLRTLRELGVLAAGPGVTLHRASYSPQDPAGGGSGQPIGGGQDEGGTQTPPTTPPTVPPTSGGTDAGAQQGGGDAGAGQAPTPPAGETVRSYKLYGIATMLKGTPGEPYAKYLAWAATIAELVGGAMVLVGLFARFWALSLVGVMGVAFYLTSWPMLTEAGFNIFALASSPEKGVQNAIMYLQLSLLVMSLGIVVTGPGAASLDRFLFKGGDEGAEAES, encoded by the coding sequence ATGGCATTCAGTCAATCCTGCGCCGCCAACTTCGTTCCATTCCTGGCCCGGCTGGTGCTGGGGGCGGTGTTCATCACCGCCGGAGCGAGCAAACTGGGGCAGACGGACTACACCGGCGACGACCTGAGGACGCTGCGCGAGCTGGGCGTGCTGGCGGCCGGGCCGGGCGTGACGCTGCACCGCGCCTCGTACTCGCCGCAGGATCCCGCGGGGGGCGGCAGCGGCCAGCCGATCGGCGGCGGGCAGGATGAGGGCGGCACACAGACCCCCCCTACGACGCCCCCCACGGTTCCCCCCACCAGCGGCGGAACCGATGCCGGCGCCCAGCAGGGCGGCGGCGACGCAGGAGCGGGCCAGGCGCCCACCCCGCCAGCCGGTGAAACGGTGCGTTCGTACAAGCTGTACGGCATCGCCACCATGCTCAAGGGCACGCCGGGCGAGCCGTACGCCAAGTACCTCGCCTGGGCGGCGACCATCGCCGAACTGGTGGGCGGGGCGATGGTGCTCGTCGGGCTGTTCGCACGCTTCTGGGCGCTGTCGCTGGTGGGCGTGATGGGCGTGGCGTTCTACCTGACTTCGTGGCCGATGCTCACCGAGGCGGGGTTCAACATCTTCGCCCTCGCGTCGTCGCCGGAGAAGGGCGTGCAGAACGCCATCATGTACCTGCAGTTGTCGCTGCTGGTGATGTCGCTGGGCATCGTCGTGACGGGTCCGGGGGCGGCGAGTCTGGACCGCTTCCTGTTCAAGGGCGGCGACGAAGGGGCCGAGGCGGAGTCCTGA